A genome region from Penicillium psychrofluorescens genome assembly, chromosome: 3 includes the following:
- a CDS encoding uncharacterized protein (ID:PFLUO_005380-T1.cds;~source:funannotate), whose product MAAPNYANPDSLTELSTMIERTLIDTGRLFRKPASMPPKTTLQRSLPAYYASFQEALDNLSEQIFIAKAFLEKDYEAIKAQTAPQPVEDVVMAEPKVELEAEKIPVDDDLKVEPKIEEQPAVAPTLPETHADTPIKEEKEPEPVPEEIDFDSVLNDNAGGPNDFDLNLDFGDDSLGNQAFLSGSTFDKAKPPDSGGGGGVFDLELQKDGDPEIMGESSFDDLFLETDQLAEGDLGQLEGDSLMNLNELDDNWFT is encoded by the exons ATGGCCGCTCCGAACTACGCCAATCCAGACTCCCTCACGGAGCTCTCGACCATGATCGAGCGTACG CTCATCGACACCGGGCGCCTCTTCAGGAAGCCAGCTTCCATGCCACCCAAGACCACGCTGCAGCGGTCCCTTCCCGCTTACTACGCGAGTTTCCAAGAGGCCCTGGACAACCTATCGGAGCAGATT TTCATCGCAAAAGCATTTTTGGAGAAAGACtacgaggccatcaaggctCAAACGGCACCACAGCCCGTCGAAGATGTGGTCATGGCCGAGCCCAAGGTCGAGCTcgaggcggagaagatccctgtcgacgacgacctcAAGGTCGAACCCAAGATCGAAGAGCAGCCGGCCGTAGCACCGACCCTGCCAGAGACGCACGCCGACACCCCCAttaaagaagaaaaagaaccGGAACCGGTGCCAGAAGAGATCGACTTTGATTCCGTGCTCAATGACAACGCGGGCGGTCCCAATGACTTTGACCTCAACCTAGATTTCGGGGATGACTCGCTGGGGAATCAAGCTTTCCTCTCGGGATCGACGTTCGACAAAGCGAAACCACCTGatagtggtggtggtggtggagtCTTTGACCTGGAGCTGCAGAAGGACGGGGATCCGGAGATCATGGGCGAATCTAGCTTCGATGATCTGTTCCTTGAAACGGACCAGCTCGCGGAGGGCGATCTTGGGCAACTCGAGGGGGATAGCCTAATGAACCtgaacgagctggacgatAATTGGTTTACGTGA